Proteins encoded in a region of the Sugiyamaella lignohabitans strain CBS 10342 chromosome B, complete sequence genome:
- the CTF18 gene encoding Ctf18p (Subunit of a complex with Ctf8p; shares some subunits with Replication Factor C and is required for sister chromatid cohesion; may have overlapping functions with Rad24p in the DNA damage replication checkpoint; GO_component: GO:0031390 - Ctf18 RFC-like complex [Evidence IPI] [PMID 11389843]; GO_component: GO:0005739 - mitochondrion [Evidence IDA] [PMID 14576278]; GO_component: GO:0005739 - mitochondrion [Evidence IDA] [PMID 16823961]; GO_component: GO:0043596 - nuclear replication fork [Evidence IDA] [PMID 16962805]; GO_component: GO:0005634 - nucleus [Evidence IEA,IEA]; GO_function: GO:0005524 - ATP binding [Evidence IEA,IEA]; GO_function: GO:0003677 - DNA binding [Evidence IEA]; GO_function: GO:0003674 - molecular_function [Evidence ND]; GO_function: GO:0017111 - nucleoside-triphosphatase activity [Evidence IEA]; GO_function: GO:0000166 - nucleotide binding [Evidence IEA,IEA]; GO_process: GO:0006260 - DNA replication [Evidence IEA]; GO_process: GO:0006270 - DNA replication initiation [Evidence IMP] [PMID 20980819]; GO_process: GO:0007049 - cell cycle [Evidence IEA]; GO_process: GO:0000724 - double-strand break repair via homologous recombination [Evidence IMP] [PMID 17636314]; GO_process: GO:0035753 - maintenance of DNA trinucleotide repeats [Evidence IMP] [PMID 21347277]; GO_process: GO:0007064 - mitotic sister chromatid cohesion [Evidence IMP] [PMID 11287619]; GO_process: GO:0007064 - mitotic sister chromatid cohesion [Evidence IMP] [PMID 11389843]; GO_process: GO:0007064 - mitotic sister chromatid cohesion [Evidence IGI] [PMID 17483413]), whose protein sequence is MEAFSRSVASLESKLNYEEDAVDYSDLTNSILFSSIPVSSQDESYVSEELDNNENNIPDINSSSLLGRSEISVESGQLDLGEVDSKDSLEIAASSLFDSNAASSKEIEEDVSNSVLFTDTMASAPLINAVPSLETISVLEKSVTSSLISPHSNEGASLGSDVGYHSTYQTTLSTGKKVEFTRKERSPGAQSTSSERNHYGIPIHSLLQSVRLESEIVKSSVNLPLPSKAKQKCSDILLSEKWRPKRWVDLMGPEKTHRHLLKWLVSWSHVVFRTPLPPHEQLESDVLRRDRFGRPNKKVLLIHGAPGTGKTTIAHVLAKQAGYDVLEINASDERSGQIVREKIISAVESHRIDSSRKPVCIIADEIEGAAESGFIRVLIDLITADQKAMDSIENTASKPNHKGKKKRSKLLLRPIIAVCNDVYASSLRNLRPFAEVVHYTKSAPSAVVTRLREICLAEGIKLDTNILAEIVNTSDGDLRSSLNMLQFGGLIDEPDNSERVFRKDTNKSWSKIANRLFQRKDGVPKNEEARAILREIYTNGEYDKMISGTFSLYPRVHYHDDMLRKPSAIGEWLYFYEQLNSGIYGSQHTQLGEYLAHPLQAFYENFSSMSNTRDQLVQSNSDTREAHLENEQLVNEILERGNNHIRQMFKKDEIAIELIPYALKIVSPEIKTHISSGVTLQGIDQEKIANSAKAMIDLSLRFFKDKLESGAFAYRIDP, encoded by the coding sequence ATGGAAGCCTTTAGCCGAAGTGTAGCAAGCCTTGAAAGTAAACTCAActatgaagaagacgcGGTGGATTATAGCGATCTTACAAACTCAATTCTATTCTCATCTATACCAGTAAGCTCACAGGATGAGAGTTATGTTTCTGAAGAATTGGATaacaatgaaaataatattccAGATATTAATAGTTCGAGTCTGTTGGGAAGATCTGAAATCAGTGTTGAATCTGGTCAGTTAGATCTTGGCGAAGTAGATTCAAAAGACAGCCTTGAAATAGCAGCGTCATCTCTGTTTGACTccaatgctgcttctaGTAAGGAGATAGAAGAAGATGTCAGTAACTCCGTATTATTTACTGATACTATGGCATCAGCTCCACTAATTAATGCTGTGCCATCGCTTGAAACTATATCTGTGTTAGAGAAGAGCGTCACATCGAGTTTGATCTCACCTCACTCCAATGAAGGAGCGTCCTTAGGCTCCGATGTAGGTTATCACTCCACCTATCAAACCACTCTTTCAACTGGGAAAAAGGTAGAATTtacaagaaaagaaaggaGTCCAGGAGCACAATCTACATCATCAGAAAGGAACCATTATGGTATCCCTATTCATAGTCTTCTACAATCTGTGAGATTAGAGTCTGAGATTGTGAAGTCCTCTGTAAACCTCCCCCTTCCTTCTAAAGCGAAGCAGAAATGCAGTGATATTCTCCTTTCTGAAAAATGGAGGCCCAAACGTTGGGTCGATCTCATGGGGCCCGAAAAAACGCATCGTCATCTACTTAAATGGCTTGTTTCGTGGTCACATGTCGTCTTTCGTACGCCCCTTCCCCCACATGAACAACTTGAATCCGATGTTCTTCGTCGGGATCGCTTTGGAAGGCCCAATAAAAAAGTACTCTTAATACACGGTGCccctggtactggtaagacAACAATTGCTCATGTTTTAGCGAAGCAAGCAGGCTATGATGTGTTGGAAATCAACGCTAGTGATGAACGTTCAGGACAGATTGTTCGTGAAAAGATTATAAGTGCTGTTGAGAGCCACAGAATTGATAGCTCTCGAAAACCGGTTTGCATCATTGCAGATGAGATCGAGGGTGCCGCTGAATCTGGGTTCATTCGTGTTTTGATTGACCTGATCACTGCAGACCAGAAAGCTATGGACTCTATTGAAAATACTGCTTCGAAACCAAATCACaaaggaaaaaagaaaaggtcTAAACTTCTCTTACGTCCAATTATCGCCGTTTGTAACGATGTATATGCAAGCAGTTTACGAAATCTTCGGCCATTTGCAGAAGTCGTTCACTATACCAAGTCGGCCCCAAGCGCAGTTGTTACGAGATTAAGAGAAATCTGTCTGGCAGAAGGCATAAAGCTTGATACTAACATACTGGCTGAAATTGTAAACACGTCAGATGGTGATCTTCGGAGCAGTTTAAACATGCTTCAATTTGGAGGGCTAATTGACGAGCCAGATAATTCTGAAAGAGTCTTTCGAAAAGATACTAACAAGAGCTGGTCCAAAATTGCAAATAGATTGTTCCAGAGGAAAGACGGGGTGCCGAAGAATGAGGAGGCAAGAGCCATTTTAAGGGAAATTTACACAAATGGGGAGTATGACAAAATGATTTCTGGCACATTTTCTCTTTACCCAAGGGTCCATTATCATGATGATATGTTACGCAAGCCTAGTGCGATTGGTGAATGGTTATACTTCTATGAACAATTGAACTCAGGAATATATGGATCTCAGCACACTCAGCTAGGAGAATATTTGGCACACCCGCTACAAGCATTTTATGAAAATTTTAGTTCTATGTCGAATACAAGGGACCAGCTGGTCCAATCGAATAGTGACACACGAGAAGCACATTTGGAGAATGAGCAACTAGTTAACGAAATTCTTGAAAGAGGTAACAATCATATTCGACAAATGTTCAAAAAGGATGAAATAGCCATCGAATTAATACCATACGCTTTGAAGATTGTTTCTCCTGAAATCAAAACACATATATCATCCGGTGTGACTCTACAAGGTATAGATCAAGAGAAAATAGCGAACAGTGCCAAAGCCATGATCGATTTGAGTCTTCGTTTTTTTAAGGATAAGCTCGAGAGCGGTGCATTTGCATACAGAATTGACCCGTAA